A portion of the Fusobacterium nucleatum genome contains these proteins:
- the glmL gene encoding methylaspartate mutase accessory protein GlmL, whose protein sequence is MSTRIYLTIDFGSTYTKLTAIDLDKKEIVATSRAMTTVKTDVLIGFNEAFEILENDLKNKLKSYEIVKKVACSSAAGGLKIIAIGLVPELTTEAAKKAALSSGARVIKTYAFNLTDKDIEEISELPHDMLLLTGGTNGGNREYILNNAKILAKNNIEKPIVVAGNEEVSEQIAKIFKEHNIEFYTTENVMPVVNKINVIPVKEVIREVFMRNIVKAKGMENVQKIIGDIIMPTPTAVMKAAEIFSKDDNNSIVIDIGGATTDVHSIGKGLPKTNDIQLKGMEEPYSKRTVEGDLGMRYSSLALYEAASLNKIREYLGSKDSKINIRENFKFRQENTDFVAETEDDIVFDEMMAMLCTEIAMNRHVGTLESIFSPMGTLFVQNGKDLTDVKYVIGTGGILNNSRNPRKILDLTLFNEDNPLLLKPKYPKFLVDKTYIMSAMGLLANDYPDIAYQIMKTYLVEI, encoded by the coding sequence ATGAGTACCCGTATTTATCTTACAATAGATTTTGGTAGTACCTATACAAAATTAACTGCAATAGATTTAGATAAAAAAGAAATAGTTGCTACATCAAGAGCAATGACAACAGTAAAAACAGATGTTCTAATTGGCTTTAATGAAGCATTTGAAATATTAGAAAATGATTTAAAAAATAAATTAAAAAGCTATGAAATTGTTAAAAAAGTAGCTTGTTCCTCAGCAGCAGGTGGCTTAAAGATAATTGCCATAGGTTTAGTACCAGAATTAACAACAGAAGCTGCTAAAAAAGCTGCCTTAAGTTCAGGAGCAAGAGTTATAAAAACTTATGCTTTCAATTTAACTGACAAAGATATTGAAGAAATCTCTGAACTTCCACACGATATGTTACTTTTAACAGGTGGTACTAATGGAGGAAATAGGGAATATATCTTAAATAATGCTAAGATTTTAGCTAAAAATAATATAGAAAAACCTATTGTTGTTGCAGGTAATGAAGAAGTTTCTGAACAGATTGCAAAAATATTTAAGGAACATAATATTGAGTTTTATACAACTGAAAATGTTATGCCTGTTGTAAATAAAATAAATGTAATCCCTGTTAAAGAAGTAATAAGAGAAGTCTTTATGAGAAATATTGTAAAGGCTAAAGGTATGGAAAATGTTCAAAAAATTATTGGGGATATAATTATGCCTACTCCTACTGCTGTTATGAAAGCTGCTGAAATTTTTTCAAAAGATGATAATAATTCTATTGTAATTGATATAGGTGGAGCTACAACTGATGTGCATTCAATTGGAAAGGGATTACCAAAAACTAATGATATTCAATTAAAAGGTATGGAAGAACCTTATTCTAAAAGAACTGTTGAAGGAGATTTAGGAATGAGATATTCTTCATTAGCACTTTATGAAGCTGCGAGTTTGAATAAAATTAGAGAATATTTAGGAAGTAAAGATTCAAAAATAAATATAAGAGAAAATTTTAAGTTTAGACAAGAAAATACTGATTTTGTAGCTGAGACAGAAGACGACATAGTTTTTGATGAAATGATGGCAATGTTATGCACTGAAATTGCTATGAACAGACATGTTGGTACTTTAGAATCTATTTTTTCTCCTATGGGAACTCTATTCGTCCAAAATGGTAAAGATTTAACTGATGTAAAGTATGTAATAGGGACAGGTGGAATACTAAATAATAGTAGAAATCCAAGAAAAATATTAGATTTAACACTTTTTAATGAAGATAATCCACTTCTTCTAAAGCCAAAATATCCAAAATTTTTAGTTGATAAGACTTATATTATGTCTGCTATGGGTTTACTAGCTAATGACTATCCAGACATAGCTTATCAAATAATGAAAACATATTTAGTGGAAATATAA
- the glmS gene encoding methylaspartate mutase subunit S — MAKKKIVIGVIGSDCHTVGNKIIHNKLEESGFDVVNIGALSPQIDFINAALETNSDAIIVSSIYGYGELDCQGIREKCNEYGLKDILLYIGGNIGSSNEKWENTEKRFKEMGFDRIYKPGTPIEETIIDLKKDFKI, encoded by the coding sequence ATGGCTAAAAAAAAAATAGTTATAGGTGTTATTGGTTCAGATTGCCATACAGTAGGAAATAAAATTATACATAATAAATTAGAAGAAAGTGGCTTTGATGTCGTAAATATTGGAGCTTTATCTCCTCAAATAGATTTTATCAATGCTGCCTTAGAAACAAATTCAGATGCAATAATTGTTTCTTCAATCTATGGTTATGGCGAATTAGATTGTCAAGGAATAAGAGAAAAATGCAATGAATATGGTTTAAAAGATATACTTCTATATATTGGTGGAAATATAGGCTCAAGCAATGAAAAATGGGAAAATACAGAAAAAAGATTTAAAGAAATGGGCTTTGATAGAATTTATAAACCAGGAACTCCAATAGAAGAAACAATAATTGATTTAAAAAAAGACTTTAAAATATAA